The Candidatus Bathyarchaeota archaeon region CCAGTGACTTGACACGGTCATATAGACTGATTGCCCCTCGATTCATATGCGCTCTTAACTGAGGGAATAAGTCGTTATTGACGTCAAGTCCATCTTTAAGAAGGCGTTCCTTCATTAAAGCGATGAAAAACTTGTCCCATTCGCCAGTCAAAGTATAACGATTTATCTCCTGTCCTTCTTCATCATAATTCTCGGGTTTTGGTATGGCTGGATCACGAAGCGAAAGACAGAAACCTATCCTGCAAAGTATGTTTGGCGTAATGCCAGTTCTGCCTTTCAACATAGACAGGCGCACTGTAGCACTTTTGCTCAGTCTGATTCTATTGAAGCTCATTTAAAACCTCCATCGCTTCCCAGAAATAACCTTCCTTTACAGTCGTTTTTCCTTCTTTAGAATTGTATTCCAAATTATATGCCTTCGCGATAGATCCGTTTAACTGGTTAAAGTATTGTTGGTCAATTTCCGTGTTTGTTGAGAAAATTATCATTTGATGAGAGGCGTCAACAAGGAAGTTTTCTACTATATTGCTTCGGTGGTCTGTATCTAGTCTGCCCAACGGTGTATCAATAATAAATGGTAAGGGTCTGCCTGATGTTTTAGCAAGTGCCCATATCATTGCCATTGCATAGATTTGTCTTTCTCCAGCAGAAAGCTCTTTTTTAGATAAACGGATGCCTTGCGGGGAGAATAAGGTTATGTCAAAATTTTCTTGAGCTACTTCAACTCTGCCAACCAGATTCTCTTTGCCTATTAACGCGCTAAAGCATTCAAGAAAATTCTTTTCAAATTCCTTTATCTTTTCTATTCGAATTAACTGCAAATATTCTGAGAGAACATCGTGTACCTTAACTGCATGTTTTACACGTTGGTTGCAGTTATCATACTCTATCTTTTCATTAAGCAGTTTATCGAGTTCAGCTGTTACTATTTTTAATTCTGTGGTAGTTTGAGTATGCTCCATGTCTAGTCGTGATTGTTTTTCTCCAAGCTTCCCCAGTTCTTCGTGTAATTGTCCTAATTTTATAAATAAAGGCTTGAGGCTCTCGTCAGGGGGCGCACTAAAAAGGTATCCATTAACGGTTTCCGCCTCAGATTCCAAGGTTTTCAAACAAGATGAAATTTCCCGAAGTTCAGATGGCACCTTCTTTAGGGCTAAATCAATCCATCTTAAGAGTTCATGACGTTCAAGTGAAGACATATTGTGGATATTCACCTTGGAACGCCCGTTCATTTGTTCAATTCTATTCCTAAGTGCATTTATCGCTTCAGTGGCTACTAACTCTTTTTCCTCAGCGGATAATTTTAGTGTGTCAACAGATAAAGTGGCGCCGATGTCTTTTTTTAAGTCATTTATGGCTAAATTGAGGTAAGTAAGGGCTGCTTGTCTTTGCTCTTCTTTCTCCTCATATTCCAAACGGTTTTTTAATGCTAAACATAGTTCCGGGATGAAAGCAAAGGGTAGCAATTCGGCACAAAGTGAACGAATTTGTTCTTTAGTTGCTTCAATCTTGCTTTCAAGAGCTTTTGCCTGCTGTTTATACTCTTCTCTTTTTGAAGCAAATCCTCCACCTTCACTGGCGATGGCCAATTCCTGATTTTCTATTTCTATATTAAGTCTTGTAAGCTGGTTTTGTAGTGAAGCTTTTTCTTGTAGAATAGAATCAAGCTTTAACTCGAGACCTTTCTTTTTAGAACGTAAATTTGCAAGTCTTGTTTCAAAATCAGCCTTCGTTTGCGCTGATTCCTTTGCTATGTATGTTTTAATGTCATATCTTAGTTTCTCGATTAACTCAATTCCTAAAAGAGAATTAATCGAAGTTATGATATGCGTATTCTCCCTTTGGCCTCGAGCTAAATTCTGAATCTTTTCACCGTCAAATAGAAATAGCTTAGATAAGCCTGGCGGGATTAGTTCATTTAGAAAATCCTGCCATTGCTCTTCATTTATATCTTTAAACGGCTTACCGTTTTGTTGAATACAGAGCGTTTCGCCAAGATTGTCGCCGTCATATTTCCATATACGTTCAACATGAAAATTATCAATATAACCGACTCTTGCATAGTCGAAATCTAAGGAAATTGAGGCATCGGAAGCTTTGGTGCCGTCAGGTTTCCTATGCAAACGTGATATAATATATCGGTGATATTCAGCTGTCGGCATCTTTTGCCCTTTAAACGAGCTTCCGTACAAGCAAACTTGGAAGGCTTCCAACAATGTGGTTTTTCCAGTACCATTCTTGCCTCCGAAAATGATGATCGGTCTAAAATTATTACCTTTTTTTATGGGCATTAAGTCAAATGTTTGGGTATCAGCGAATACTCCGAAATTCTTTATTAACAAGAGCTTGAATCTCAACTTGATACCCCCCGATTCGCGTTATCACCTTTGATTGTATTTAGTAATTCTTCCTCGCTGCGCCATTCTTCGGAAAACACTCGATTTAATTTCTTATGAATTGATGCACGGCGGCTCATGCCTTTTGACTGCATTGCCACGTCTAAAATTTTTATAGCAAGCGCGACCGGCACATCATGTTTAGCGCAAATTTGTTGTAGCAAAAACTTATCCTTGAGTGAGAATCTAACGTCATCCTGCAACCATTCAAGGTCATTACCCATTATTTCTCTATAAATTCTTGGAACTGAGTCTTCCCAGTCGCCTTCTTTTGTTCTCCATAAACGCCTAATCTCGAATAATTCCTCTGGTAAAATTAAATTTAGTTTGTAGTTTGGGTTTTTAGAAACATCCACCTGAGCTTTTAAGAGCGTTGTCAATATTTTTTTACGCACTTCAAGAGTATATGGCCCTCTCGAAATTACTCCAGAGCCATCACTTTTGAACCAGACTTTACCATCCTTTCGTTTGTAGTCTCGATAGAGGTGTTTATTCTCTGGATTTTGAGTTTTGACAAGAAAGTCATGGATTTCTAAAAGAGGTTGAAGCCAAGTTTCACCTGAATCAATAACTGCTTTGAGAGACTTGTCTTCGCTTACTAGGGTACAAACCCAACAACCAAATCGGCTGTTACCGCAAGTTGGTGTTGAAT contains the following coding sequences:
- the dndD gene encoding DNA sulfur modification protein DndD produces the protein MRFKLLLIKNFGVFADTQTFDLMPIKKGNNFRPIIIFGGKNGTGKTTLLEAFQVCLYGSSFKGQKMPTAEYHRYIISRLHRKPDGTKASDASISLDFDYARVGYIDNFHVERIWKYDGDNLGETLCIQQNGKPFKDINEEQWQDFLNELIPPGLSKLFLFDGEKIQNLARGQRENTHIITSINSLLGIELIEKLRYDIKTYIAKESAQTKADFETRLANLRSKKKGLELKLDSILQEKASLQNQLTRLNIEIENQELAIASEGGGFASKREEYKQQAKALESKIEATKEQIRSLCAELLPFAFIPELCLALKNRLEYEEKEEQRQAALTYLNLAINDLKKDIGATLSVDTLKLSAEEKELVATEAINALRNRIEQMNGRSKVNIHNMSSLERHELLRWIDLALKKVPSELREISSCLKTLESEAETVNGYLFSAPPDESLKPLFIKLGQLHEELGKLGEKQSRLDMEHTQTTTELKIVTAELDKLLNEKIEYDNCNQRVKHAVKVHDVLSEYLQLIRIEKIKEFEKNFLECFSALIGKENLVGRVEVAQENFDITLFSPQGIRLSKKELSAGERQIYAMAMIWALAKTSGRPLPFIIDTPLGRLDTDHRSNIVENFLVDASHQMIIFSTNTEIDQQYFNQLNGSIAKAYNLEYNSKEGKTTVKEGYFWEAMEVLNELQ
- the dndE gene encoding DNA sulfur modification protein DndE, encoding MSFNRIRLSKSATVRLSMLKGRTGITPNILCRIGFCLSLRDPAIPKPENYDEEGQEINRYTLTGEWDKFFIALMKERLLKDGLDVNNDLFPQLRAHMNRGAISLYDRVKSL
- the dndC gene encoding DNA phosphorothioation system sulfurtransferase DndC, with translation NTLQRISSKAAELNLPFETHRLRPLITDSFWVNLIGKGYPAPSQRFRWCTERLKIHPANRFITEQISKHGEVVLVLGVRRQESATRAQVVSLYEIPNTVLSRHSTFSGAYVYTPIKEWGLNDVWSYLLQVPSPWGNNNRDLVALYRTAQGECPLVVDDSTPTCGNSRFGCWVCTLVSEDKSLKAVIDSGETWLQPLLEIHDFLVKTQNPENKHLYRDYKRKDGKVWFKSDGSGVISRGPYTLEVRKKILTTLLKAQVDVSKNPNYKLNLILPEELFEIRRLWRTKEGDWEDSVPRIYREIMGNDLEWLQDDVRFSLKDKFLLQQICAKHDVPVALAIKILDVAMQSKGMSRRASIHKKLNRVFSEEWRSEEELLNTIKGDNANRGVSS